The sequence below is a genomic window from Roseofilum casamattae BLCC-M143.
GGAATAAAAGAAAGATAATCGTTGTTATACCCAAACCGAGAATCTCCCACTTTATCGCCCCAAGAGGCAATCACATCGTAAGTATATCCCTCCGGAAGCACGATATCATCGATAACTTCGTAGCTGCTATACAGCGATTTTTGGCGATCCGGAGATAACCCTTGATAGGATAAAGGACAGGGATAGTTTACCGGCGAGAAACTCAATCCTTTTGTTTTAATCGAACTGGCCGTTGCCGAACCGCTCGTTAAGGCAGCCGGCCCGCTATTTTGTCCCAGGGAACCGTAAGCTACGGTGGTGGCGCTTGCCCCGAGAAAGAGTAAGAATTGTCTCCGTTTGAGGGTCATCAGTTTGGTGTTTGTCCGAGTAATAAGTCTTTGCCACCATGACTTTATCGGGTCAAGATTAAATTCTTGTTATGGAGAATTCAAGAAGTTGTAAACATCTTGAAGGAGGTCATAACTCAATAGTTCGCCAATGTTTGTTCGTTTCGATCGCGTACTCAATGGAGCGCTATGTGAAGCGATGATTCAAACCTTAATTGGATAAGGGCAACCTCGTGTTGCCCCTATCTTTATTTGAGAACGGGTATCTCGCCCGCTCTACAAAAAAGTCTTTTTCAGAAAATTAGATCTAGTCTACTCCAAATAGGTAGTTGCCGGGAGCACCTGAGTCCTCGCCCTGAATGAATTGGTTCACCAGTCCCATAAAATCGTTGTAGTCGATACGATTATCGTGGGTAGTGGTGCCGTCTAGATAATGAAATACGCCCTCAGCCAGGTTAGCATCCAGACCCAAACATTGATAGAACGCTTTGTACTCATCCAGAGTAATGAAACCATTTCCATTCGTATCGAACAGCTCGAAAGCCATATCTACCACAAAGGCAAGCTCTCCTTTACCGCCTGGGGTGCTAAGCAGTGCCCCTATATAGTCTTTCCACTCATCAAACGTAACCTGACCATCGTGGTTCAGATCCGCGCTCGATTCCATGTAGTGCCAGTTGATATTCATCAAATGATTGTACACGCGATCGTATTCCCACGAGGACAAATCAGACACTTGAGCTATCTGTGCCATCTTTTGCTCCATGTCAGTTTTTTCAATTACGCCGTTACCATTAGCATCATAGATATCGAATACGCGCTTCCATTGTTTCTCTTGGAATGGTGTGAGTGACATTTCTGAACTCCAATGTTTTTTATTTTACTGATTGAATCGATGTAATTCGGACATTCAACCATTTCTGCCCGATTATAGCCTCGATAAATTTTCCGCCAAAAATCTTTATTTTTACTTTACAAAACCTATGGCGAGCTGAGGAATTTGGCATGGATATAGAAAAGCGATCGCCATTAACCCTATAACTGTCGAGAATTGCAAAGACTTAATATTTAAACATAAATGCTGCATCTGTTCTATTGCAATTGAGGCAGATAATGGGAGTCAAATTTGCGATCGCGCGATCTTGTATAGTTCATCACCTCTAGTCTGCTAAATCCAGACATCATTAGGTGCCGTATAGTCCCCTCCTGCATCTCCCGTATTCACCACCCCGCGAGGCTCAATCAGCAGTATTTTCACTTCACTTTCGGCAAAAGGCTT
It includes:
- a CDS encoding EF-hand domain-containing protein; translated protein: MSLTPFQEKQWKRVFDIYDANGNGVIEKTDMEQKMAQIAQVSDLSSWEYDRVYNHLMNINWHYMESSADLNHDGQVTFDEWKDYIGALLSTPGGKGELAFVVDMAFELFDTNGNGFITLDEYKAFYQCLGLDANLAEGVFHYLDGTTTHDNRIDYNDFMGLVNQFIQGEDSGAPGNYLFGVD